In a single window of the Gossypium hirsutum isolate 1008001.06 chromosome A13, Gossypium_hirsutum_v2.1, whole genome shotgun sequence genome:
- the LOC107921764 gene encoding transcription factor MYB35 isoform X1, which produces MVRPPCCDKLNVKKGLWTEEEDAKILAYVSKHGTGNWTAVPKKAGLRRCGKSCRLRWTNYLRPDLKRESFTPQEEELIIRLHAALGSRLYVLGLFLVGSQTHPTFCLSCTMKIYHTFMWSIIAQQLPGRTDNDVKNYWNTKLRKKLSEMGIDPVTHKPFSQVLADYGNIGGLLKSRTRIGSLNRDMKNSFMIKPEPHPPQPAIATEGFSNINNSRVMTTMASPGIEPIQENFFPSSNINQHAATCGSLDLLSQLQAIKLVTEASNYAGYQIISPQFPNQYTLSLSSPSSSSSTSSTCSTTAQEKTGLAFSWRDFLLEDAFLPYDHHPQGQDHIPEFESKDIAPQNHSGNETSAEHIDDDKNIIINNNSRVLSGMDSELLSYGIQASSSTESSFVAAMLDQENEMFSEFANLLEDPCY; this is translated from the exons ATGGTCAGACCTCCTTGTTGTGACAAGCTAAATGTGAAGAAAGGCCTATGGACTGAAGAAGAAGATGCAAAGATACTTGCATATGTATCAAAACATGGAACTGGCAACTGGACTGCTGTTCCAAAAAAAGCAG GGCTTAGAAGATGTGGGAAAAGTTGCAGACTTCGTTGGACTAATTACTTGAGGCCTGATCTTAAACGCGAAAGCTTCACACCGCAAGAAGAAGAGTTGATCATTCGCCTCCATGCAGCTCTTGGAAGCAGGTTATATGTTCTTGGTTTATTCTTAGTAGGCAGCCAGACTCATCCAACGTTTTGTTTAAGTTGCACCATGAAAATTTATCACACTTTCAT GTGGTCTATCATAGCCCAACAGCTTCCTGGCAGAACTGACAATGATGTAAAAAATTACTGGAATACTAAGTTGAGAAAGAAGCTTTCTGAAATGGGGATTGATCCTGTTACTCACAAACCTTTTTCTCAAGTCCTAGCTGATTACGGGAACATCGGTGGTCTCCTAAAATCTAGAACCCGAATCGGATCTTTGAATCGAGACATGAAGAACTCATTTATGATCAAACCAGAGCCACATCCACCCCAACCAGCAATAGCAACAGAAGGATTTTCCAACATCAACAACAGCCGAGTGATGACAACAATGGCATCCCCTGGAATTGAACCAATCCAGGAAAACTTCTTCCCAAGCAGCAACATTAACCAGCATGCTGCTACTTGTGGTTCCCTAGATCTGCTTTCTCAGCTTCAAGCTATAAAACTAGTGACAGAAGCCTCCAACTATGCCGGTTACCAAATCATCTCACCTCAGTTCCCTAATCAATACACATTATCATTATCATCaccatcctcttcttcttctacttcttcTACTTGCTCAACTACAGCACAAGAAAAAACTGGTCTTGCTTTCAGCTGGCGTGATTTCCTTCTCGAAGACGCATTTTTACCATATGATCATCATCCCCAAGGACAAGATCACATCCCGGAATTCGAATCCAAGGACATTGCACCACAAAATCACAGTGGCAATGAGACTAGTGCTGAACACATAGATGATGATAAAAacatcatcatcaacaacaatAGTAGAGTACTCTCAGGAATGGACAGTGAGCTGCTAAGCTATGGTATTCAAGCTTCATCATCAACTGAAAGTTCATTTGTGGCAGCAATGCttgatcaagaaaatgagatgttCTCAGAATTTGCAAATCTTTTGGAAGATCCTTGTTATTAA
- the LOC107921764 gene encoding transcription factor MYB35 isoform X2, protein MVRPPCCDKLNVKKGLWTEEEDAKILAYVSKHGTGNWTAVPKKAGLRRCGKSCRLRWTNYLRPDLKRESFTPQEEELIIRLHAALGSRWSIIAQQLPGRTDNDVKNYWNTKLRKKLSEMGIDPVTHKPFSQVLADYGNIGGLLKSRTRIGSLNRDMKNSFMIKPEPHPPQPAIATEGFSNINNSRVMTTMASPGIEPIQENFFPSSNINQHAATCGSLDLLSQLQAIKLVTEASNYAGYQIISPQFPNQYTLSLSSPSSSSSTSSTCSTTAQEKTGLAFSWRDFLLEDAFLPYDHHPQGQDHIPEFESKDIAPQNHSGNETSAEHIDDDKNIIINNNSRVLSGMDSELLSYGIQASSSTESSFVAAMLDQENEMFSEFANLLEDPCY, encoded by the exons ATGGTCAGACCTCCTTGTTGTGACAAGCTAAATGTGAAGAAAGGCCTATGGACTGAAGAAGAAGATGCAAAGATACTTGCATATGTATCAAAACATGGAACTGGCAACTGGACTGCTGTTCCAAAAAAAGCAG GGCTTAGAAGATGTGGGAAAAGTTGCAGACTTCGTTGGACTAATTACTTGAGGCCTGATCTTAAACGCGAAAGCTTCACACCGCAAGAAGAAGAGTTGATCATTCGCCTCCATGCAGCTCTTGGAAGCAG GTGGTCTATCATAGCCCAACAGCTTCCTGGCAGAACTGACAATGATGTAAAAAATTACTGGAATACTAAGTTGAGAAAGAAGCTTTCTGAAATGGGGATTGATCCTGTTACTCACAAACCTTTTTCTCAAGTCCTAGCTGATTACGGGAACATCGGTGGTCTCCTAAAATCTAGAACCCGAATCGGATCTTTGAATCGAGACATGAAGAACTCATTTATGATCAAACCAGAGCCACATCCACCCCAACCAGCAATAGCAACAGAAGGATTTTCCAACATCAACAACAGCCGAGTGATGACAACAATGGCATCCCCTGGAATTGAACCAATCCAGGAAAACTTCTTCCCAAGCAGCAACATTAACCAGCATGCTGCTACTTGTGGTTCCCTAGATCTGCTTTCTCAGCTTCAAGCTATAAAACTAGTGACAGAAGCCTCCAACTATGCCGGTTACCAAATCATCTCACCTCAGTTCCCTAATCAATACACATTATCATTATCATCaccatcctcttcttcttctacttcttcTACTTGCTCAACTACAGCACAAGAAAAAACTGGTCTTGCTTTCAGCTGGCGTGATTTCCTTCTCGAAGACGCATTTTTACCATATGATCATCATCCCCAAGGACAAGATCACATCCCGGAATTCGAATCCAAGGACATTGCACCACAAAATCACAGTGGCAATGAGACTAGTGCTGAACACATAGATGATGATAAAAacatcatcatcaacaacaatAGTAGAGTACTCTCAGGAATGGACAGTGAGCTGCTAAGCTATGGTATTCAAGCTTCATCATCAACTGAAAGTTCATTTGTGGCAGCAATGCttgatcaagaaaatgagatgttCTCAGAATTTGCAAATCTTTTGGAAGATCCTTGTTATTAA